A region of Ornithodoros turicata isolate Travis chromosome 5, ASM3712646v1, whole genome shotgun sequence DNA encodes the following proteins:
- the LOC135394036 gene encoding putative Ras-related protein Rab-33 translates to MLEGGQQKQASGEPAASRVSVEKQKRIFKIIVIGDSNVGKTCLTFRFCGGKFPLKTEATIGVDFRERTVEVDGEQIKLQLWDTAGQERFRKSMVQHYYRNVHAVVFVYDVTKVASFESLPAWLEECDSHRLTGDLPRILVGNKCDCKDKVAVSTNMAQKFADLHNMPLFETSAKDDSESDHVEAIFLTLAHKLKSSKPMMPPPLRSHKDSPPRTVALRQQQRYNVGDADSVCAC, encoded by the exons ATGCTCGAAGGCGGTCAACAAAAGCAAGCGAGCGGAGAACCGGCTGCGAGTAGAGTAAGCGTCGAAAAGCAGAAACGGATCTTTAAAATAATCGTAATTGGGGACTCGAACGTCGGCAAGACATGCTTGACCTTTCGATTCTGCGGAGGAAAGTTTCCACTGAAAACTGAAGCGACAATCGGAGTCGACTTCAGAGAGAGAACGGTCGAAGTGGACGGCGAACAAATCAAG CTCCAACTATGGGACACCGCTGGTCAGGAGAGGTTTCGAAAGAGCATGGTACAGCACTATTACCGCAACGTCCACGCGGTCGTGTTTGTTTACGACGTCACTAAGGTAGCCTCGTTCGAGAGCCTGCCTGCTTGGCTGGAGGAGTGCGACTCCCATCGCCTCACGGGGGATTTGCCTCGGATCCTGGTGGGAAACAAATGCGATTGCAAGGACAAG GTGGCCGTGAGCACAAACATGGCTCAGAAGTTTGCTGACCTACACAACATGCCACTCTTTGAGACGTCCGCTAAGGACGACAGCGAGTCTGACCACGTTGAGGCCATCTTTCTCACCTTGGCTCACaagctgaagagctccaagccCATGATGCCGCCTCCACTCCGTTCCCACAAGGATTCTCCGCCGCGAACTGTTGCCCTGCGGCAACAGCAGCGTTACAACGTCGGCGACGCGGACTCGGTGTGTGCATGTTGA